The following coding sequences lie in one Deltaproteobacteria bacterium genomic window:
- a CDS encoding RNA polymerase sigma factor: MPELLGDDALLEAWCRGDAQAGRGLLDRHFHVLYGFFAPRVGDATPDLIQRTLATCVELRERMPRSVSVRAYLLGIARNHLLHHLRKQARERRALERQARTPALHVPSPSAAVGADAEQRRLLRALRRLPLDMQLTIELFFWEELKIDEIAQVLEVAPGTVKSRLARAKDALRTELAREAERAPLRATLDTFERWSRALAEGRPRDRLA; the protein is encoded by the coding sequence ATGCCCGAACTGCTCGGAGACGACGCGCTGCTCGAGGCGTGGTGCCGCGGCGACGCGCAGGCCGGTCGGGGCCTGCTCGACCGCCACTTCCACGTGCTCTACGGGTTCTTCGCTCCGCGGGTCGGCGACGCGACGCCCGATCTGATCCAGCGCACGCTCGCGACCTGCGTCGAGCTGCGCGAGCGCATGCCCCGGAGCGTGAGCGTTCGGGCCTACCTGCTGGGCATCGCGCGCAACCATCTGTTGCACCACCTGCGCAAACAGGCGCGCGAGCGTCGAGCGCTCGAGCGACAGGCCCGCACGCCTGCACTGCACGTGCCCTCGCCGAGCGCGGCGGTCGGAGCCGACGCCGAGCAGCGGCGACTGCTCCGCGCGCTGCGTCGCCTGCCGCTCGACATGCAGCTGACCATCGAGCTGTTCTTCTGGGAGGAACTCAAGATCGACGAGATCGCCCAGGTCCTCGAGGTTGCGCCGGGCACCGTGAAGAGCCGGCTCGCGCGGGCCAAGGACGCCCTGCGCACCGAGCTGGCACGCGAGGCCGAGCGGGCGCCCCTGCGCGCGACCCTCGACACCTTCGAGCGGTGGTCGCGGGCGCTGGCCGAGGGCCGTCCCCGCGACCGCCTGGCGTAG
- a CDS encoding serine/threonine protein kinase: MGDEDDDLGAQIRRARQARPVAEQVARAELDARVFGGTAALQIGRYALLHRLAEGGSGTLYVAHDATLDRRVALKILEPRVDDDELDARLGEARAIARVNDAHVVTVYDAGLFTPLGSAAPAVFVAMELIDGVDLERWGREGHGWREIMAAMRQAARGLAAAHAAGVVHGDVKPANLLIDGHGHVKAADFGLARLGGSRPAPEGGSPAYAAPERSRGVFDAACDQYAFAAAFAELLLGGRPSDHPARCSPEPGVAAQYWSTRLAGTAPRWLTRIVIRALAVDPRDRFADMDAVVAAIDGARRRRRRWFTVAVAAAGVAAIALAWPRRGPEPCAVEAARARALIDGEAPRVTAALLASQRPYAAATADVLARELDGWAGAWAETSEAACVRGSQGWSPWADVQRCLDRDLLRATSLLDALRTAAPEAVERGGELVIGLADPRACLTAPPGTTDVVANPAWEQRFAEAEAAHAAALEARAAELVAGAIEAARHDDDPARLARTLRLSAAIAIALGDPSAAERVIEDALVEAERAHDGALAAAVLVDFAAMVGARGELALARRLLRWAEVRITGDDAVARWAEQSGMLWAQQGELTRAIEELDRARALTIASHGADDLRTANVDSELGNVLQQAGRYDDALVEHGRALTIRRAWLGPDHPRVGASLVNLGNVAASMRRRDEALAHYAEAERIYGAALSEGHPDRAALANNIAIVEFELGRWDAALARHREALDARRRAYGDDHPQVEASQLNVAAVLEAMGDRATAEAMVREVLAQRRRRFGDAHPEVAIVLNNLGSVTAKQGRTDESIAAHREALAIRRAAFGEDHPDTAASRLNLGDALARAGRLREGQQEFAAGLAVLVRLGSARDGQLLWRRLRLAEIDAALGDHGAARQQLRRVLDDATDAIDDGGAAQREAARAALLALDHAGSPQ, translated from the coding sequence ATGGGCGATGAGGACGACGATCTCGGCGCGCAGATCCGTCGCGCGCGACAGGCACGGCCGGTGGCCGAGCAGGTCGCGCGCGCCGAGCTCGACGCGCGGGTGTTCGGTGGCACCGCGGCGCTGCAGATCGGCCGCTACGCGCTGCTGCATCGCCTCGCCGAGGGTGGCAGCGGCACGCTCTACGTCGCCCACGACGCCACGCTCGATCGACGCGTCGCGCTCAAGATCCTCGAGCCGCGCGTCGACGACGACGAGCTCGATGCGCGCCTCGGTGAGGCCCGGGCGATCGCCCGCGTCAACGATGCCCACGTGGTCACGGTGTACGACGCGGGGTTGTTCACGCCGCTCGGGAGCGCAGCGCCGGCGGTGTTCGTCGCGATGGAGCTGATCGATGGCGTCGACCTCGAGCGATGGGGCCGCGAGGGTCACGGTTGGCGCGAGATCATGGCCGCGATGCGACAGGCCGCGCGTGGGCTCGCGGCGGCCCACGCCGCCGGCGTCGTGCACGGCGACGTCAAGCCGGCCAACCTGCTGATCGACGGTCACGGCCACGTGAAGGCGGCCGACTTCGGACTGGCACGTCTGGGCGGCTCGCGACCGGCACCCGAGGGCGGCAGTCCGGCCTACGCCGCACCGGAGCGCAGCCGCGGGGTCTTCGATGCCGCCTGCGATCAGTACGCGTTCGCAGCCGCGTTCGCCGAGCTGTTGTTGGGTGGCCGGCCCAGCGATCACCCTGCGCGCTGCAGTCCCGAGCCCGGGGTCGCGGCACAGTACTGGTCGACGCGGCTCGCCGGCACCGCGCCGCGCTGGCTGACGCGGATCGTCATCCGGGCGCTCGCGGTCGATCCACGCGATCGTTTCGCGGACATGGACGCCGTGGTCGCGGCGATCGACGGTGCGCGTCGTCGCCGTCGTCGGTGGTTCACCGTGGCGGTCGCGGCCGCCGGTGTCGCCGCGATCGCACTCGCGTGGCCGCGACGTGGCCCCGAGCCGTGCGCCGTCGAGGCCGCGCGGGCGCGCGCGCTGATCGACGGCGAGGCGCCGCGGGTGACGGCCGCCTTGCTGGCGTCGCAGCGACCGTATGCGGCCGCCACCGCCGACGTGCTGGCGCGCGAGCTCGACGGCTGGGCCGGCGCATGGGCCGAGACCAGCGAGGCCGCGTGCGTCCGCGGCAGCCAGGGCTGGTCGCCGTGGGCCGACGTACAGCGCTGCCTCGATCGCGATCTGCTGCGCGCGACCTCGCTGCTGGACGCGCTGCGCACCGCGGCCCCCGAAGCGGTCGAGCGCGGCGGCGAGCTGGTGATCGGCCTGGCCGATCCGCGCGCGTGCCTGACCGCGCCGCCGGGCACCACCGACGTGGTTGCGAATCCAGCGTGGGAGCAGCGCTTCGCCGAGGCCGAGGCCGCCCACGCGGCGGCGCTCGAGGCCCGCGCCGCGGAGCTGGTGGCCGGCGCGATCGAGGCCGCGCGTCACGACGACGACCCTGCGCGGCTGGCCCGCACGCTGCGACTGTCCGCGGCGATCGCCATCGCCCTTGGCGATCCGAGCGCGGCCGAGCGCGTGATCGAGGATGCCCTGGTCGAGGCCGAGCGCGCCCACGACGGTGCCCTGGCTGCGGCGGTGCTGGTCGACTTCGCCGCGATGGTGGGGGCGCGCGGCGAGCTGGCGCTGGCGCGCCGACTCCTGCGCTGGGCCGAGGTGCGCATCACGGGCGACGATGCGGTGGCGCGCTGGGCCGAGCAGTCGGGCATGTTGTGGGCGCAGCAGGGCGAGCTGACGCGCGCGATCGAGGAGCTCGATCGCGCGCGCGCGCTGACGATCGCCAGCCACGGCGCCGACGACCTGCGCACGGCCAACGTCGACAGCGAGCTCGGCAACGTCCTGCAGCAGGCGGGTCGCTACGACGACGCACTGGTCGAGCACGGCCGCGCGCTCACGATCCGCCGCGCGTGGCTGGGGCCGGATCATCCCCGCGTGGGCGCGAGCCTGGTCAACCTCGGCAACGTCGCGGCTTCGATGCGGCGCCGCGACGAGGCGCTGGCGCACTACGCCGAGGCCGAGCGCATCTACGGCGCCGCGCTGTCCGAGGGCCACCCGGATCGCGCCGCGCTGGCCAACAACATCGCGATCGTCGAGTTCGAGCTGGGCCGCTGGGACGCCGCGCTCGCGCGCCATCGCGAGGCTCTCGACGCGCGTCGGCGCGCGTACGGCGACGATCACCCGCAGGTCGAGGCTTCGCAGCTCAACGTCGCGGCCGTGCTCGAGGCCATGGGCGATCGCGCGACCGCCGAGGCGATGGTGCGCGAGGTGTTGGCGCAGCGTCGGCGTCGCTTCGGCGACGCGCACCCCGAGGTCGCGATCGTGCTCAACAACCTTGGCTCGGTCACCGCCAAGCAGGGCCGCACCGACGAGAGCATCGCAGCCCACCGCGAGGCGCTCGCGATCCGGCGCGCCGCGTTCGGTGAGGACCACCCCGACACCGCCGCGTCGCGACTCAACCTCGGCGACGCACTCGCGCGCGCCGGTCGGCTCCGAGAGGGTCAGCAGGAATTCGCGGCCGGCCTCGCGGTGCTCGTGCGCCTGGGGTCGGCACGCGATGGTCAGCTGCTGTGGCGACGCCTGCGGCTGGCGGAGATCGATGCCGCGCTCGGTGATCACGGGGCAGCGCGGCAGCAGCTGCGGCGCGTGCTCGACGACGCGACTGACGCCATCGACGACGGTGGCGCGGCCCAGCGCGAGGCCGCGCGCGCAGCCCTGCTCGCGCTCGATCACGCCGGCAGTCCGCAGTAG
- a CDS encoding trypsin-like serine protease yields the protein MHVVLLTLLSFVHEPGGLASTREPASVTGGAAALPCAWPSTIAVQTSGGLCTGTLIHPQVVVYAAHCGDAVTHLRVGDHADVAARELDIEACQVNPDYLGVTSQAQDWAYCTLATPVDDLPLTPAAYGCELDAIAAGTEVVIAGFGQDAPGMGAGPKRWALTHIVSSFGATANIGGDGASTCPGDSGGSAMLRLADGSWRAISMVSTGVDCGSAAVHVLMRAAIPWIESSSGIDVTPCHDVDGGWNPGPACAGFYAGDGSEDASWSDACADVPRSAASQSCGPAAPDPGDDTSSSGEGGDELGTSSDADPTATGSSGPGDAGSSGDATGATAPAAHGCAIDRHDATAALPWVVLVAARRRRRPANR from the coding sequence ATGCACGTCGTCCTGCTGACCCTGTTGTCGTTCGTCCACGAGCCCGGTGGGCTGGCCTCGACACGCGAGCCTGCGAGCGTCACCGGCGGCGCCGCAGCGCTGCCGTGTGCGTGGCCCAGCACGATCGCGGTGCAGACCTCTGGTGGGCTGTGCACCGGCACGCTGATCCATCCGCAGGTCGTCGTCTACGCCGCGCACTGCGGCGACGCGGTCACGCACCTGCGCGTCGGCGACCACGCCGACGTCGCCGCGCGCGAGCTCGACATCGAGGCCTGCCAGGTGAATCCGGACTACCTCGGTGTGACCTCGCAGGCGCAGGACTGGGCCTACTGCACGCTCGCGACCCCGGTCGACGATCTGCCGCTCACACCCGCTGCCTACGGCTGCGAGCTCGACGCGATCGCGGCGGGCACCGAGGTCGTGATCGCGGGCTTCGGGCAGGACGCGCCGGGCATGGGCGCCGGACCCAAACGATGGGCGCTGACCCACATCGTCAGCAGCTTCGGCGCAACCGCGAACATCGGGGGCGACGGCGCCTCGACCTGCCCGGGTGACTCGGGCGGCAGCGCGATGCTGCGACTCGCCGACGGCAGCTGGCGCGCGATCTCGATGGTGTCGACCGGCGTCGACTGTGGCTCGGCCGCGGTGCACGTGCTGATGCGCGCGGCAATCCCATGGATCGAGAGCAGCTCCGGCATCGACGTGACGCCGTGCCACGACGTCGATGGCGGCTGGAATCCAGGCCCCGCCTGCGCCGGCTTCTACGCCGGTGACGGCAGCGAGGACGCGAGCTGGTCCGATGCCTGCGCCGACGTGCCGCGCAGCGCGGCGAGCCAGAGCTGTGGGCCCGCCGCGCCCGATCCAGGCGACGACACCAGCAGCAGCGGCGAGGGCGGCGACGAGCTCGGCACGAGCTCCGACGCCGACCCGACGGCGACCGGCTCGAGCGGGCCGGGTGACGCGGGCAGCAGCGGCGATGCCACCGGCGCCACGGCTCCCGCGGCGCACGGCTGCGCGATCGATCGCCACGACGCCACCGCGGCGCTGCCGTGGGTGGTGCTCGTGGCTGCGCGCCGAAGGCGACGCCCCGCCAACCGTTGA
- a CDS encoding tetratricopeptide repeat protein — MAPDDSAAPPDRTAASDTPSRSDRGAEASASATTDILTHANAPLPDARERPRTEPAAAPTGGFELARGSALGRYVVLERIGAGTMGVVFRAYDPELDRRLAIKLVAVRGRLRKRGAEVRARLLREAQALARVDHPNVIQVHDVGTFAPPHDHDGGGPLVFVAMEYVDGGTLRTWLAAQPRAWPAILDVFIQAGRGLAAAHAADLIHRDFKPDNVMVGRDGRVRVLDFGLARAASGGNESAPESIEFAERAQHSVDFDDALTQDGTILGTPAYMAPELHVGAPAVAASDQFAFCVALWEALYGERPFAGDSHAAIAFNIMQGRVRAVPSDRRVPRWLHRVLLFGLAGEANDRFASMTALVDELARDRGRIRRRVAVAIAIGGVAAAAYAAPRATDRDRACPERDERLAAAWNPAVRDELAASFAATSLPFARESWQSTAALLDDFGTRWQHARTEACRATHVRGEQSEALLDLRMTCLDRRLGDFEALLAVYRTPTRDAVVGAVEAARGLPDLRDCSDTTTLVAHQRMPDDPALRERITTAQTELTGIRAALGAGDYRRVAPQLAALRDELLAIDWAPLSLELLHLHARVELETGATTAARDDWEQAFAEGIVAGDLEHAAFVASKLVYVASRMSTIERGRSWARIGHTLLRGFDDDGSSEVALWSAEGALATTAGEWTAGLAAHRRVQAFWEQRDPASPELAVALGNVGTILRMIGDAAGAMTLHRRELAIYEATLGAEHPDCAIAMRHIGLCASDLGDQDAARAALERALTILRASQGDSTEVATTLDELGRVARRQGRLAEAEGHHREALALWRRELGDRHPDVVVSWMNVGYTQLAAGDHAGALATFDEALAHDDSGPDHPHAIYGANATAKALLQLERAEEARTRLEAALRSKAVAEVDPTLVAETKFLLAQALVAGSNDSQTRARAVTLAVEAHTSYATDATRYADDLREIDGWLAHRGASPSQHP; from the coding sequence TTGGCCCCCGACGACAGCGCAGCCCCACCGGATCGCACGGCGGCATCCGACACCCCGTCGCGGTCCGACCGCGGCGCCGAGGCATCCGCGTCGGCGACGACCGACATCCTCACGCACGCCAACGCGCCGCTACCCGATGCACGCGAGCGACCCCGCACCGAGCCCGCCGCCGCACCGACCGGCGGCTTCGAGCTCGCCCGCGGGAGCGCGCTCGGCCGCTACGTGGTGCTCGAGCGCATCGGCGCCGGAACCATGGGCGTGGTCTTCCGGGCCTACGATCCGGAGCTCGATCGCCGTCTCGCGATCAAGCTCGTCGCGGTGCGCGGCCGCCTACGCAAGCGCGGCGCCGAGGTGCGTGCACGCCTGCTTCGTGAGGCCCAGGCACTCGCGCGCGTCGATCACCCCAACGTGATCCAGGTCCACGACGTCGGCACCTTCGCACCACCGCACGACCACGACGGCGGCGGGCCACTGGTGTTCGTCGCGATGGAGTACGTCGACGGCGGCACCCTGCGCACGTGGTTGGCGGCGCAGCCCCGCGCGTGGCCGGCGATCCTCGACGTGTTCATCCAGGCCGGACGCGGGCTCGCGGCGGCGCACGCTGCCGATCTGATCCATCGCGACTTCAAGCCCGACAACGTGATGGTCGGCCGCGACGGTCGCGTGCGCGTGCTCGACTTCGGGCTCGCACGTGCGGCCTCGGGCGGCAACGAGTCCGCGCCCGAGAGCATCGAGTTCGCCGAGCGGGCGCAGCACTCGGTCGACTTCGACGACGCGCTGACCCAGGATGGCACGATCCTCGGCACGCCGGCCTACATGGCGCCGGAGCTGCACGTGGGCGCGCCGGCGGTCGCCGCATCGGATCAGTTCGCGTTCTGCGTCGCGCTGTGGGAGGCGCTGTACGGCGAGCGACCGTTCGCGGGCGACAGCCACGCTGCAATCGCCTTCAACATCATGCAGGGCCGCGTGCGGGCGGTGCCCAGCGATCGCCGCGTACCGCGGTGGCTGCACCGCGTGCTGCTCTTCGGCCTCGCCGGCGAGGCCAACGATCGCTTCGCGAGCATGACCGCGCTGGTCGACGAGCTCGCCCGTGATCGCGGTCGCATCCGAAGACGCGTCGCGGTCGCGATCGCGATCGGAGGCGTGGCCGCAGCTGCCTATGCAGCCCCACGCGCGACCGACCGCGATCGCGCGTGCCCGGAGCGCGACGAGCGACTGGCGGCGGCGTGGAATCCGGCCGTCCGCGACGAGCTGGCCGCATCGTTCGCGGCCACCTCGCTGCCGTTCGCGCGCGAGAGCTGGCAATCCACCGCCGCGTTGCTCGACGACTTCGGCACGCGTTGGCAGCATGCACGCACCGAGGCCTGCCGCGCGACCCACGTTCGCGGCGAACAGTCGGAGGCGCTGCTCGACCTACGCATGACGTGCCTCGATCGTCGGCTCGGCGACTTCGAGGCGTTGTTGGCGGTGTACCGCACGCCCACGCGCGATGCGGTGGTCGGCGCCGTGGAGGCGGCGCGCGGCCTGCCCGACCTGCGTGACTGCAGCGACACCACCACACTGGTCGCCCACCAGCGCATGCCCGATGATCCTGCGCTGCGCGAGCGCATCACCACCGCGCAGACCGAGCTGACCGGCATCCGCGCGGCGCTCGGCGCCGGCGACTACCGACGCGTGGCGCCGCAGCTGGCTGCGCTGCGCGACGAGCTGCTCGCGATCGACTGGGCGCCGCTGTCGCTCGAGCTGCTGCACTTGCACGCCCGCGTCGAGCTCGAGACCGGCGCAACCACTGCCGCGCGCGACGACTGGGAGCAGGCCTTCGCCGAGGGCATCGTCGCCGGCGATCTCGAGCACGCCGCGTTCGTGGCCAGCAAGCTGGTCTATGTCGCGTCCCGCATGTCGACCATCGAGCGCGGACGCTCGTGGGCCCGCATCGGCCACACCCTGCTGCGCGGCTTCGACGACGACGGCAGCAGCGAGGTCGCGTTGTGGTCGGCCGAGGGCGCGTTGGCGACCACCGCCGGCGAGTGGACCGCGGGGCTCGCCGCGCACCGCCGCGTGCAGGCCTTCTGGGAGCAGCGGGACCCGGCCTCGCCCGAGCTGGCGGTCGCGCTCGGCAATGTCGGCACCATCCTGCGCATGATCGGCGACGCAGCCGGCGCGATGACGCTGCATCGACGCGAGCTCGCGATCTACGAGGCCACCCTCGGCGCCGAGCACCCCGACTGTGCGATCGCGATGCGCCACATCGGCCTGTGCGCGAGCGACCTGGGCGACCAAGACGCGGCCCGGGCCGCGCTGGAGCGGGCGCTGACGATCCTGCGGGCCTCGCAGGGCGACTCGACCGAGGTCGCGACCACGCTCGACGAACTCGGTCGCGTGGCCAGGCGACAAGGCCGTCTGGCCGAGGCCGAGGGCCATCACCGCGAGGCGCTCGCACTGTGGCGACGCGAGCTCGGCGATCGACACCCCGACGTCGTGGTCTCGTGGATGAACGTCGGCTACACGCAGCTGGCCGCGGGCGACCACGCCGGCGCACTCGCCACCTTCGACGAAGCCCTCGCCCACGACGATTCGGGGCCCGATCATCCCCACGCGATCTACGGCGCCAACGCGACCGCCAAGGCGCTGCTGCAGCTCGAGCGCGCCGAAGAGGCACGCACGCGGCTCGAGGCCGCGCTGCGCTCCAAGGCGGTCGCGGAGGTCGATCCCACGTTGGTGGCCGAGACGAAGTTCCTGCTCGCACAGGCCCTCGTCGCCGGCAGCAACGATTCGCAGACGCGTGCCCGCGCCGTCACGCTCGCCGTCGAAGCACACACCAGCTACGCGACCGACGCGACCCGCTACGCAGACGACCTGCGCGAGATCGACGGCTGGCTCGCACACCGCGGCGCGTCGCCGTCGCAGCACCCATGA
- a CDS encoding fused MFS/spermidine synthase, translated as MRRPPIPRRRWLLGAGAAAVAGAWAYAPRRGLAAGERVIDEAHSPYNHIVIAENDEVRTMYFVVDGTYYIESRLDRRRPLALDLDYTRTMMAGFLVRPKVERLLMIGFGGGTLSNYLFRHFPGLEVDAVDIDGEVIRLARKHFEVPDDPRYRTHAADGRLFVERSGERKWDMIILDAFRGVFVPFHLKTREYYELLRSHMRDDAVVVANLHNATPMYPHDRVTFDAVFPTGYAFLAESSRQTTYVASNSRRQLGAYELRANAVALADKFDFDRMALASRWYLGRDYDPSVAVLGDDFPPGDTPEGAERHNVRCDGDDCPYRMR; from the coding sequence ATGCGTCGCCCTCCGATCCCACGACGTCGATGGTTGCTCGGCGCCGGTGCTGCCGCGGTCGCCGGCGCGTGGGCCTACGCCCCGCGGCGCGGGCTCGCGGCCGGCGAGCGCGTCATCGACGAGGCCCACTCGCCCTACAACCACATCGTGATCGCCGAGAACGACGAGGTCCGCACGATGTACTTCGTCGTCGACGGCACCTACTACATCGAGTCGCGGCTCGACCGTCGGCGGCCGCTGGCGCTCGATCTCGACTACACCCGCACGATGATGGCCGGCTTCCTCGTGCGCCCGAAGGTCGAGCGCCTGCTGATGATCGGGTTCGGCGGCGGCACCCTCAGCAACTATCTATTCCGGCACTTCCCGGGGCTCGAGGTCGACGCGGTCGACATCGACGGCGAGGTCATCCGACTGGCGCGCAAGCACTTCGAGGTGCCCGACGACCCGCGCTATCGCACCCACGCCGCGGATGGTCGGCTGTTCGTCGAACGCAGCGGCGAGCGCAAGTGGGACATGATCATCCTCGACGCGTTCCGCGGCGTGTTCGTGCCGTTCCATCTGAAGACCCGCGAGTACTACGAGCTGCTGCGCTCGCACATGCGCGACGACGCGGTGGTGGTCGCGAACCTCCACAACGCCACGCCGATGTATCCGCACGATCGCGTCACGTTCGACGCGGTGTTCCCCACCGGCTATGCGTTCCTGGCCGAGAGCAGCCGCCAGACCACCTACGTCGCGAGCAACAGCCGGCGACAGCTCGGTGCCTACGAGCTACGCGCCAACGCCGTCGCGCTGGCCGACAAGTTCGACTTCGATCGCATGGCGCTCGCGTCGCGCTGGTACCTCGGTCGCGACTACGACCCCAGCGTGGCCGTGCTGGGCGACGACTTTCCGCCGGGCGACACGCCCGAGGGCGCGGAGCGACACAACGTCCGCTGCGACGGGGACGACTGTCCCTATCGCATGCGGTAG
- a CDS encoding sigma-70 family RNA polymerase sigma factor, translating into MVGATLGTSDARDDAAAAGRAETNGDVIAPAAAPPGPAAAPPAVPDLDDDAALDGQDLRDRRLIRRARNGDARAFEELVQHYQHRIFGLVLRMIGNRQEAEDLAQEVFITVHRALGSYRGEGRFYTWLYRIATNTCKNRIKYLRGRNFHRSVPVEDSPEAQAPQADGGPAVSLQSHIAGPEATVEGSRLEAAIAAELAQLEPEHRLLIVLRDVQGLSYGDILRITGLQEGTLKSRLHRARLALKDRLRPYMR; encoded by the coding sequence TTGGTGGGCGCGACCCTCGGCACATCCGACGCCCGCGACGACGCCGCCGCCGCGGGCCGAGCCGAAACGAACGGCGACGTGATCGCGCCCGCGGCCGCGCCACCAGGCCCCGCAGCCGCGCCCCCTGCGGTGCCCGACCTCGACGACGACGCCGCGCTCGATGGCCAGGACCTGCGCGACCGCAGGCTCATCCGCCGCGCCCGCAACGGTGACGCGCGGGCGTTCGAAGAGCTGGTGCAGCACTACCAGCACCGCATCTTCGGGCTGGTGCTGCGCATGATCGGCAACCGCCAGGAGGCCGAAGATCTCGCGCAGGAGGTCTTCATCACCGTCCACCGCGCGCTCGGCAGCTATCGCGGCGAGGGGCGCTTCTACACGTGGCTGTATCGCATCGCGACGAACACGTGCAAGAACCGGATCAAGTACCTGCGCGGACGCAACTTCCACCGCAGCGTGCCGGTCGAGGACAGCCCCGAGGCCCAGGCGCCGCAGGCCGACGGTGGACCTGCGGTCTCGCTGCAGAGCCACATCGCCGGCCCCGAGGCAACCGTCGAGGGCAGCCGGCTCGAGGCCGCGATCGCGGCCGAGCTCGCGCAGCTCGAACCCGAACACCGGCTGCTCATCGTCCTGCGCGACGTGCAGGGGCTGTCGTACGGCGACATCCTGCGCATCACCGGCTTGCAAGAGGGCACCCTCAAGTCGAGGCTGCATCGCGCCCGCCTCGCCCTCAAGGACCGCCTCCGGCCCTACATGCGATGA
- a CDS encoding 1-(5-phosphoribosyl)-5-[(5-phosphoribosylamino)methylideneamino] imidazole-4-carboxamide isomerase, which translates to MRVIPAIDLLQGHAVRLAQGDRSRATRYEASPVQMVDRFADAGVQLVHVVDLDGAFGEPLQRPALAEIVARAHARGVQIELGGGLRDADAVERALATGADFAVVGTLALRDPQTCAALCERHRDRIVVAADANDGMVAIDGWREASQRTAAALVRDAAGWGAAAVLYTDIGRDGLQTGPAVAATAALQALVEIPIYASGGVGSLADLTACRDAGLRGVVVGRALYENSFSIEEAMARC; encoded by the coding sequence TTGAGAGTCATCCCGGCGATCGACCTGCTGCAGGGCCACGCGGTCCGACTCGCGCAGGGCGACCGTTCCCGCGCGACCCGCTACGAGGCCTCGCCGGTGCAGATGGTCGATCGCTTCGCCGACGCCGGCGTGCAGCTGGTGCACGTCGTCGATCTCGACGGTGCGTTCGGCGAGCCGCTGCAGCGGCCGGCGTTGGCGGAGATCGTCGCGCGCGCCCACGCCCGCGGCGTGCAGATCGAGCTCGGCGGCGGGCTGCGCGACGCCGACGCGGTCGAGCGTGCGCTCGCGACCGGGGCCGACTTCGCCGTCGTCGGCACGCTCGCGCTGCGCGACCCGCAGACCTGCGCGGCGCTGTGCGAGCGCCATCGCGATCGCATCGTCGTCGCGGCCGACGCCAACGACGGCATGGTCGCGATCGACGGCTGGCGCGAGGCGTCGCAGCGCACCGCGGCGGCGCTGGTCCGCGATGCGGCGGGCTGGGGCGCGGCCGCCGTGCTGTACACCGACATCGGCCGCGACGGCCTGCAGACCGGCCCCGCAGTGGCGGCCACCGCCGCGCTGCAAGCCCTGGTCGAGATCCCGATCTACGCCAGCGGCGGCGTGGGCTCGCTCGCAGACCTCACCGCCTGCCGCGACGCCGGCCTGCGCGGCGTCGTCGTGGGTCGAGCGCTCTACGAGAATTCCTTTTCGATCGAAGAAGCGATGGCACGATGCTGA
- the hisF gene encoding imidazole glycerol phosphate synthase subunit HisF produces the protein MLKRRIIPCLDIKNGRVVKGVHFAGLRDAGDPVEAARAYDLQGADEICLLDITATTEGRETFVEVVRRVSAQLFVPVTVGGGVRRDEDVRRLLGAGADKVAINSAAVANPFLVRRLAERYGSQAIVGAVDVRRLPGRPGETEPLYEVVIHGGSRSTGLDVVSWCRQLADLGAGEILLTSMDRDGTRDGYDLWITREVARAVPIPVIASGGVGSLEHLREGLATGWGEADAALAASIFHFGLYSIAQAKRYLLEHDIPVRPPEAPVSV, from the coding sequence ATGCTGAAGCGCAGAATCATTCCTTGCCTCGACATCAAGAACGGCCGCGTCGTGAAGGGCGTGCACTTCGCGGGGCTGCGTGACGCCGGCGATCCCGTCGAGGCCGCGCGTGCCTACGACCTACAGGGCGCCGACGAGATCTGTCTGCTCGACATCACCGCCACCACCGAGGGCCGCGAGACCTTCGTCGAGGTGGTGCGTCGGGTCTCGGCGCAGCTGTTCGTGCCGGTCACGGTCGGCGGTGGCGTGCGCCGCGACGAGGACGTGCGACGCCTGCTCGGCGCCGGCGCGGACAAGGTCGCGATCAACAGCGCCGCGGTCGCGAACCCGTTCCTCGTGCGACGGCTGGCGGAGCGCTACGGCTCCCAGGCCATCGTCGGTGCGGTCGACGTGCGACGCCTGCCCGGGCGCCCCGGCGAGACCGAGCCGCTCTACGAGGTCGTGATCCACGGCGGCAGTCGATCGACCGGCCTCGACGTGGTCTCGTGGTGTCGCCAGCTCGCCGACCTCGGCGCGGGCGAGATCCTGCTGACCTCGATGGACCGCGACGGCACCCGCGACGGCTACGACCTGTGGATCACCCGTGAGGTCGCCCGCGCGGTGCCGATCCCCGTCATCGCGTCGGGTGGCGTCGGCTCGCTCGAGCACCTGCGCGAGGGCCTCGCGACCGGCTGGGGCGAAGCCGACGCGGCGCTCGCGGCCTCGATCTTCCACTTCGGCCTGTACTCGATCGCGCAGGCGAAGCGGTACCTGCTCGAGCACGACATCCCGGTGCGCCCGCCCGAGGCGCCCGTCAGCGTGTAG